The Leptodactylus fuscus isolate aLepFus1 chromosome 1, aLepFus1.hap2, whole genome shotgun sequence nucleotide sequence tagagggcgctccctttaaagaggacctttcaccacttttgggcacatgcagtgttatatactgctggaaagctgacagtgcgctgaattcagcgcactgtcggctttcccgatctgtgcccggtgtaaagagcttacggtgtcggtaccgtagctcttctatggtcagaagggcgtttctgacagttagccagagacgttcttctgcctcgcggcgcctatcacgctgtactgtggagcggggaggaactcccacctcccgctcctgataatgctcgtctatggacgagctgtgtgagcagagggagggggcgttcctccccgctccacagcacagcgcgataggcgccgggaggcagaaggacgttcctggctaatggtcagaaacgcccttctgaccatagagcactacggtaccggcaccgtaagctctttacaccgggcacagatcgggaaagccgacagtgcgctgaattcagcgcactgtcagctttctggcagtatataacactgcatgtgcccaaaagtggtgaaaggtcctctttaacatcatgccgaccttctcagaggcctttgtttgcaatgatgttgggatttaaccagatacGGTCTTCTcagccaagctgacgagatgcaagtacatcgaaacaaccgtccattcatttcaatgggatcttgtgtccatttacaaccaagtctgttttttttccagctgacaaaaaaaatcctacatgcaggacttttctgtccattagaaaaaaaacagacggtaagtgtctgttatttttttagcATTGAATTCTATGGGCAACAGTCTTATaactaactgatagccatcagtttgtgtccgttatgataggtgtccagtttgtttttgtttttttaaatgggctccttcataacggaatccaacagtagtgtgaatcctGCCTAAGCTATTTGAAGACCCGTATGTGGGGTGGTCTTGTCGTTTTGTCTGCCTGCAGCTATTGCAATGTTTGAAGATGCCCTAATATGACATGAGAAAGCAGCGGACCTTCTTGTACACCAGATAACAAGTATCGCTACAATCTCTCAACCTTTTATAGTTATGTACATAGCAATGCAAAGAGTGTTGTCACTGCAGAGGAATAATTAGTTATTTTTGAAAACCTGGATAATACACATAATGATATGATAATGATGGCATAGAACATGAACAATAAACACTGTGAGACCATAAAAAAGATATTACACGAAAGAAATAATATattatgtgatgtcacagtacatagataataagcACAGTTAAATCACAGTGCAAGGATCATAGGCGTAGTGTTGTCACAATACCAGGATAATAAATGTAATGATGTCAAAGTAAAAAGAAGAGAGGCGCAGTGATTACACTTTTGGGACAAAaaaatgtagtgatgtcacagtacaggtattatAAAATCAGTGATGTCATACTGTAGGGATaataaatatagtgatgtcacaatataaggAAGACAGTAATATTGAACTACAGCGATAAAGAAAtctagtgacgtcacagtacagtatataatacaggataacaaaATTGTGAAGTCATGGAACAAGGAAATGTGCATTATACAGATAATAATCTAGTGAAGTCACAATATAGTATGCAATAAAGGATCTTAAAGACTGTAAGGTCACAATACAAGGAAGTAAGACAGTGATGTTTTAtgacaagaataataaaaatctagatgtcacagtacagtatgtaATAAAGGCTAGTAAACACTGTAAAGTCAAGTTACAAGGTATGATAAAGTCACATCAAAAGAAACCAACAGTGttaaaacacatacagtaatacacagtaatacacaatATTGTGTCACAACATAGAGATAATAAAGACTGGTACGGACTTATAAGGTACAGGGTTCTCTAAGACTCAGGTGTGAATGTAACCCCTGCACTCCCTACCACTACACCCATAATAATCGTATTCTTTATCTGTAATGTTGCTCatcacaaagatttttttttatgtgctgCCAAGTCTCCAGTTCAGATTGACACCATGAAAACCAATCGGAGCAGAATCATGTGAATAAATGAGGAACAGTTGGGTGTGGTGAACAGGATGCACAGTACATAAGGGATGAATTTGTATGACAGTCTGATTTGTTTCCAAGACTGAAGAGAAAAGCCGCATTCATTATTAAAAATATTTCATTATTCATCATCATGCCTATATTTACCCTGCACACTAATATAGGCCAGAGCTCCATACCCAATAACCTCATGACCGACCTGTGCCAGCTACTTGAACAGGCCATGGATGTGCCAGCTAAGGTAAGGAATTGGATTCAAAGAGAGTGGAAATGACTCGGGGAATTGTACATTTATAGTCAGCCATATACAAGGGGTTATTACGCTGTTACTTATTTTAGGGGGAGCTTTTAGTGAAATACTTTCTATGCAAAGTCTTTACCACTAGTAATACTAAGATATCGCAGCACATCCAAGTGATGGGTGGAAATAGCAAATTGATTTGTATCAAGAAGAAAATTCTTACGTAAAAGACATTCTCAAGTGCTGATACACGGAGCACGTCCTGTTTCTTTTGAATGAGGTATTGAAAGTATTAGTATTAGATGAAAAAGCTAAAGACTGTCTCATCTCCAGATCCTAGGGAGACATATAGATGTGTCTGGTACTAAACACCACAGTCCTAAACACAGCTGTCTATACAGAGGAGAATAAACAAATAATATGTCAGCTCACCTTCGTGTCCAGATACTTTGATGTAAAGGAGAATGTACACTGTTCTTGTTAATTTCAGGTGAAACTTTGCATAAAGGCATAAATGGTATGCACGGAGGTTGTATGCCTTTCAGCCCAGGGTGATAATATACTTTCTTGAAGTCACCATCCAGCACACATTTTTCAAGTTTAAATAAAACTCAGCCTTTAATTCTCCATTTTAGAGTAGGAAAACATCCATTACAAAGTTTAAAAAGCGCTCAGCATGGCCAGCATAGGAAGGAAAAacgcagcgtccggctgacgcgtttcggagccctTATactagctccttactcatagcctgagtAAAGAGCTAGTATAagggctccgaaacgcgtcagccggacgctgcgtTTTTCCTTCCTATGCTGGCCATGCTGAGCGCTTTTTAAACTTTGTAATGGATGTTTTCCTACTCTAAAATGGAGAAATAAAGGCTGAGTTTTATTTAAACTTGAAAAATGTGTGCTGGATGGTGACTTCAAGAAAGTCTATACAGAGGAGTCAATGTGCTTGTGCCGAGAACACTcacacattgatggcctatcctatagggaatgtgtcaccagaaaatttcTTTTGTTTTAATCAAGTTTTTATGTTCCATATCATTTTAAAGAATTTTGGTTATGCAATTTTAAATTTTCTACTtcactatctatatatataaaaaaaatcctgaaatctTGTAATTTTCTGGCCACTACACTTAATAAAAGGCTGAAATTTCCAATTTTCTGGACATGTCTTTTTAGCATTCAACTCATTATTATCATAGGTTTGCAATGTTTCACAACCTGATTTAAATTAATCAAAAAATATTACATCCatgaaaaattttatttttccattttaataaATTTCCCAGGATTTCTGAGGTTGCTTTTCGCATTTTCATTATGGGGTACTGAATGCAGATTGATGGGGGAAAAACTATATTTTTTGGTTTAAGCACAAGTACAATATAACCAATGTGAAAAATATTATCCGTATGCACCATAGATCTTGTACATTgtcctactgatagggaatttagattgtaagcactatatgggacagtggTGGACAATGGctgtaaaagtgctgcggaatatgatggccctATAAACGTAAgcataaaatacaataaataggTGATACATTTCTTTTACGGCCTTAAAAACCTTTCTAAGGTTGAGGCCtcctgttgcggaaacgcagcttttgttgttgcagattttgtttcaattttttgttccaaagccaagaatgtctacaaaaggaatgggaaatatctaggaagcttcttatgcttctaccttgtgctcaatccattcctggcttaggctcaaaaaacagcaacaaaatctgcaacaacaaaaaaactgtgtttctgcaactttagggtgcattcacacggagtaacatgccgcgtgatatggcatgtatacggcgtgtgagactttgcgcgccgtaaaagctctcattgatttcaatgagagcctggatcgtatacaccgcgttattttgcggccgtgatttcgccaaatcacggccgcaaaataacacggcgtatacgatccaggttcccatggaaatcaatgggaacttttatggcgcgcaaagtctcacacaccgtatacgtgccacatcacgcggcacgttactttgtgtgaatggacccttagcctaATTGACTCACTTTATTCTGAATATTTTCTCTGTGCTGTTGTAAACACTTTAGGCATACGGATATACCGTAGTATACTATCTTACAGTATATTGCTTGCGTCCTCTTCTGTAGGCCTTTGCAGTGATTATTCACCCTGATCAACAAATGACTTTTGGTGAAACAAAAGATCCATGTGCTTTATGTAGTCTGCAAAGCATTGGAAAGACTGGTGGTCCAAAGAATGCAACCTACTCCAAAATTCTGTGCGAGTTTCTGAGCAAACAGCTGCAAATACCCCCTGACAGGCAAGTCTATTGGTATAAATACTGAATTCCTTTTTATTCATGTTCTCAAGGAAGCAAGGGTGAATAAATGAAATTGCCTCGGTAATAAAAATGCATTGCCAATATATCCAAATGTCAGATTCCACAACTACGCATATTATCAAAATGGTTCATCCAGAAagtgggaggaatttattaagactggtgttctgtACATCAGTCTTATTCAAGTCTCCTGCTGTTGTGAGAAGCTCTTAAATTATTATGAAGCTTCATGTGCGCCAGAATTGAACTGGCAGTCAGGAGCTGGGATAGATTTCAGGTCTTTCGCCAACTCTCTGTAGTAATCTTACCTTAAAGAGTAGTAAGTGGGGCATAGAAGgaacaatgtggcacatctttggcacaagaacGGACCGTGCACCAGAGATCCAGAAAACTGGCTTATTCAGGTTAGTAACTTTAGGTTAATGTTTCCAGGGTGCTCTATTCGTCAGGCCCATGGTGGATATACAGTATTTGTTATATATAACTGATCCTTTGATATGATTTGTATTCTTTGTAATATAAAATTTGTTTTATGACATTTGTTTCATCTTGTGATATAGCAAATGAACGTGATTCTATTTTGTAGTTTGGTAAATTCTACCTGTATGAGGCCCTTTGTACAATTCCTTGTCTGACATTTCTGCAGGCAAGCCCAGTTTGTTATCAGTTTGGCAAAGAATGAATAGTATAAATTCTGAGTGAGTCTGATGGCCGGTATTTACCAGCATAGCACACCTTCTGTGtaaataaggctgtattcacatctcTATGAATGTATTCTGCTTTTGCCAACAAAGTCAAAGTCGCCCATTTTTATTTAGTTGCTTTAATTGGGAACAAAGTCTGTGAAGTATGTTtaagggcccctttacacggagtatacgctcgctgattctgaacgtgtaacatcacattgaaagcaatagggaaaaaagcagcccattcatttctatgggaagctcacatatgccggctcccatagaaaacaatgggatctgTTCTAATGCTGCTGGTTCGGAACATGTTATACGTTCAGAATCTGCTactgtatactccgtgtgaaggggccctaacaggaTTCTTCCATGTGTTCAAGGCTGCAGTTCCAGTCCGCTGCCCTCCCCAAATCGAGACCTTAGGCCAGTTGTACATGACTGTGTGCTAGCCGCTGGCCGTGATTGAACGGCAAAGTCATTGCACGGgcgacacatggatgtcatctgtgtgccgTCCATGCTTCCGCAGTCCCATTACTTCAATGAACAGGAGCAGCGGAAGCACGTTcacaaaaccggacaggaataggatctgtccttAATTTTTGCTGCCTGGACTGTTATCTCACACATGGGACTGTGTAATTGAAGGTTGTGTGCGTGGGCTGAATGAACAATGAACCTCGTtatggtcgtctgcaaggagcCTCAAAGTAATATCTGTCAAAGCATAAAGTGCAGGAGGGCTGCCACTAATCAGTTAAAGTGTAACAAAATTTTCAGACAGCGTGTGcttttctgtcagtatttgtgtcataattaaattttgtaatatactttattaacaaattttggatcctttctgtgaaatcctgcatttttcacttTCATTTGCTTCTGTAATtaaagctgtttctgcctctccctGAATGCTGCTGTGTATGGGAATAgaggctgtgtaacatgtagagaaaatgagggtaggtcacttcaaacagttatagctTCGACATTATGcaacatacaaacttgcttttcaTGTTATATGAAAGAGATGAAAAAGGAgagtctcttctttcatatgatacTAAGATTACagtcgggattaggatatttatatgcagctgtataatacagtcatggccaaacgtTTTGAGAattacacaaatcttatattttcacatgatctgctgccctctggtttttatgtgtgtttgtcagatgtttttatcacatacagaaatataattgcaatcatattatgagtaataaaagcttatattgacagttagaatgagttaatgcagcaagtcaatatttgcagtgttgacccttcttcttcaggacctctgcaattctccctggcatgctctcaatcaacttctggaccaaatcctgactgatagcagttcattcttgcacaatcagtgcttgcattttgtcagaatttgtaagtttttgtttgttcatccttctcttgatgattgaccacaagttctcaatgggattaagatctggggagtttccaggccatggacccaaaatctctatgttttgttccctgagccatttagttatcacctttgctttatggcaaggtgctccatcatgctggaaaaggcattgttgatcaccaaactgctcttggacggttgggagaagttgatcttgacattctggtaccattctttattcatggctgtgtttttaggcaagactgtgagagagccgattcccttggctgagaagcaaccccacacatgaatggtttcaggatgctttacagttggcatgaaacaagactggtggtagcgctcacctcgtcttctccgaataagctgttttccagatgtcccaaacaatcgaaaaggggattcatcagagaaattgactttaccccagtcctcagcagtccactccctgtaccttttgcagaatatcagtctgtccctgatgtttttttctggagagaagtggcttctttgctgccctccttgagaccaggccttgctccaaaagtctccgcctcacagtgcatgcagatgcactcacacttgcctgctgccattcctgagcaagctctgcactgttggtagcccgatcccgcagctgaaacacttttaagagatggtcctggcgttTGCTGgactttcttgggcgccctggagcctttttgccaacaatggaacctctctccttgaagttcttgatgatgcgatagattgttgactgaggtgcaatctttctagctgcgatactcttccctgttaggccatttttgtgcagtgcaatgatgactgcacgtgtttctttagagataaccatggttaacagaagagaaacaatgatgccaagcgccagcctccttttaaagtgtccagtggtgtcattcttacttaatcatgacagattgatctccagccctgtcctcatcaacacccacacttgtgttaatggagcaatcactgaaacaatgttagctggtccttttaaggcagggctgcaatgatgttgaaatgtgttttgggggataaagttcattttctaggcaaatattgactttgcaagtaattgctgttaagctgatcactctttataacattctggagtatatgcaaattgccattcggaaaactgaagcagtagactttgtaaaaattaatatttgtatcattctcaaaacttttggccatgactgtatatatgatataaaaatctcaatcccaactgtgttttcaaccaatgtagtgatatctctggaaataatttagatagcacaGCAACCATAGTGCTAAGCAGAAACAACTCTCAAAACATCAACAagagaaagagtgaaaaaatacaggatttcccagaaaggatccaaaatttgttcaTAAAGTATGTTATGAAATatgttaatgacacaaatacgggtagaaaatcaaaagttgtccaaccTGGTTGGTGGTCCAGCCTCTTCCTCAGGTACAGTTGTTCCAAACACACCTAACGCTAGGTTAACTTGTGCTGGGCTGggaacccaaatgatggagagtcGGAAcgctaaaatagcagttacctgAGGTCAGTTTGGATTCCGCTGTTTTTATCCTGAAACTGGCAGGGAgagaagtcctccatgcaggactttttttctctgccGATTTTCGGCGGTTTCTGCAGCAGT carries:
- the LOC142204694 gene encoding macrophage migration inhibitory factor-like produces the protein MPIFTLHTNIGQSSIPNNLMTDLCQLLEQAMDVPAKAFAVIIHPDQQMTFGETKDPCALCSLQSIGKTGGPKNATYSKILCEFLSKQLQIPPDRVYINFIDINGANVGWNGSTFAGVAL